The stretch of DNA CCAAGGTCACGCTCCAGTGAAGCAAAAAGGACAACAATGTCCCAAAATAGCAGAGATGCCACCCTAATGTCACAAAGCTGGACCCTCACCTGCAGCGGCTGCATCCTGTCCACAAATATCACCAACAGGAGAGGCAACAAGGCGTATCCTTGTGTGCTTGATGCAATGGCAAGAATGTAAACAGAGCTCCAAATGcacttaaaaaagaaagaacagcACCTTCCACGTACACTTCAGGGAGCACGGTCGTAAAACTTTGCAGAGATGCAAAACACATGTAGATCGAAATTGGCAAATTCCAATGATCTCACAAATATCTGCTTTAAGCCCAAGAGGACGATCGCCTCTACCTGCGTGCTGATAGCTGATAGGCTGATATTTGCTCGTTGTTTATTATTGagaatagagtgctacaggaatgagtcctacaacccagaaatgagtttgcattttagcacttccggttccctcatctggaagtcaatgggttatTTGAATGGtattttagttagatgcctgaaataagaccattttatctgtctgtcttacATATGATGGCCATTAAATGAGACAGTTTCCTGTTCAAGTCAAGCCTGCAATAATTGGCTATGCTGTTCTGGTCAAACTATGTTCCTGTTAGAACATGATAATGGCAGATAATGGTATTCGCTGGTTGACCAAATTTAGACAATGGTCAGCCCCGGGGGCCTCTGATGTGAATTGATGTGGGCTGGAATGCGCTGCATGAAACATTGCATATTGCCGTGGGAAATTATAGTAGTAGTTTGGGCAGGCAATAGATCACTTTTCCTAGTCACCCCTTTGCATCCGTATCTTCTCTCACACCATCTTATCACACCTTCTCTTCTCTGCCAGGTTTCTCAACTTCGCTTTCTCCAATTCCCATATCTTTCCCCTTGCTTTCTTAGCATTTTCTCTGCATGCACCATCGATTATGAACAGGAAACCCAAACTTGCGAAGGAAGTACACCTCTGTACCCTTTGGAATGCAACCAGATGACCAAGGAAGAGGGGGGGTAAAAAAACCTGGCCACAAATGAAGTGTTAAGCGAAATACACAATGCTGTGTGCGCTGCGCTGAAAGACTTTAGCAGGGGAGGTGTTTTTCTTTACGGGCCCCAGCAGAAGTGCGGTCAGGGTGGGTGGGGGTCTCGGTTACGAGGCCTCCCCTGCTGGgctaactgcaaacaacagcagcTTGACAAGCCGGCTGCACCACATTCAACAGCTGAAAAATATGTGTCTCGGTCGACACTTTTCCGAGCCTGCTTTCTCTGCAAGTTTGAGGACGATGGAATGAGTGTAGCTGGAAGGGTGCTGCttgtatttatcattatttaagaCATTGACACTGTAGCCACTCAGAGAGTTTTGGTCACTTTTGGCTTGAAACCTACTGTAGTTGTGGCCACAGCTAAACGTTTTCAGACCCATAACCATTCATTAATGGTTAAAATCATTGTGTTGACCCCCGCTCAAGCACAAAATGTCCTATGTGCTGCGGTTTGCAGATCGTTTGGCAGTGACCACAGCTCAATGCGATGTTTTTCAGTCTGCTTATCAGTGTAAACATTGATTCTTTTTTTCGTGCAAGGAGGTCACTTGTCGAGAAAATCGAAGGGGAAAATGATGTTGCTAGAAATGAAGGTTATAACTGAGCTGCATTTCTCCATTATTGATAGCCGAAATCTCTTCAATGTTTCTGTTTCAGTACCGTACGTTGGCAAAAAGGGATAACCAGGGGAAAAAACAGAACAGATATGACAATACTGACGCGTTTATTTGCAGCTCACTTCCAACAGAGGTCATTTGTGAGCAGAGATAGAGTTTCAGGTAAACAAATTCTCCTTCCTGTTTTAGCCCTGGCTCTGTCAGTCATCATTTGGCCTTATTGTGTAAGACAGACCACAGGCAGGTTGCTGTAACGCCGATACATTCCCTCTTTGCACGTGTAGAGTTAAACGAAAAATATACTCCACACCTCCAACTGTTTATTTGTTCTATACGGCAGTTATGTAACATTTCTGCAAGGTTTTGTGTTGAAATCTGACATAAAACACTGGGCATATTACCCTGGCGTTGTCGATTTAAACAAATAAGTCCTCTCGACAGCTAGCTGGATTCCCAGAAAGAGTTAATTTGCAGCGCTGCCAGACATCCTGTTGTtaggtaggtgtgtgtgtgtttcgggAGTAATGCAGAGAACAGCAGTTGTTTCTGGTGGGACTGTAAGTGGGTGACGGGCGAAGGAGGCAGGGGAGTTATTTCAGTGTCTGTTATTGGATGAGATTTCAGTGAGGGTAAGCTATGACTTCCAGGACCCAATGTGTGAAACGTGAAAAACTTCTGACACCTTCGCTTATGCTAAcccacacactcatgcacacacacacgcgcaaaCTAATTGACTTCCTCGTAAGGAACCTGTTACATTAGATATGCCGCGCTGAAGGTGAAAGTGAAGGTGTGCAATTAAAGGAACATACAGTGTCCTTCAGAGGAATTACAGCTGGtgttattctaacgttttttgtttttttttaacagtagaATGTAGGTCAGCAGAGAGGAAGGACACTCTTTGCATTCCCAGAAAACCCCAGAATGGGAATATGATCCCTTAGTATCCAACCAGAGGCAATCTTAACTGAGAGGGCAATTCAGAGAGAGGTAAAGTGAAACAAAAGCTTGCACCCAGACATCTCACCAGAGACATATGGAAGGTATTACTTAAGGAAAAACAGCTTTTTGCATTTTTCGAATAACACCCGATCCTACGGGAAAACCCATCTGGGGAAAGTCAGCTGAGCAGCAATAAGAGAGTCAAAAAGCTCTTTTTACAGCAGCAGAATGGTGCTGCACTTAGTTTAGAGATTAGTACAGTTACTTAGCCATAGCAGCTCCTAGTAGTCCCTATTACTTATCATGATAAGTAATCCTTGTCCAGTATGTGTTTGAATACCACCCTACATCATTGACAGCTGAACAAACCCTATAAGGCAGTGAATATCTCCAGTTTCACACTAGCCGTTTCTTATGGCCCgttagtattatatatacaatataagcaGCTCTGTGTTGCACTGGGTTGGTTTGTTTCGACTTCTTATCAAATATAATCCTGAAAACAACTTCATATTGTTTTTCCATCTCGTCTCCTGTGCAGGTGTGGGACACAGAGTTGGAACGTACGGCAGAGGAGTGGGCAGAGACCTGTCTTTGGGAGCACGGACCTGCCGGTTTACTGCCACAGATCGGACAGAACCTGGGAGCACACTGGGGAAGGTAcaataataattcaaaataCAACGTTTCTGCATATAGGGCCTAAAAATTGCCttgctgaaaacatttaaggtcTTTAAagtcagcatgtgtgtgtttgtgactgaCGGGAAGCTTGCGTCTAATTCTGTGTTGCCTTTTATTGTACATGGATAGGAATAGAATTTATGTATAATTtcgagagataactagacttctgctcatggctctgttttcaggctttagaagatctagcccgtgacgggagactttgaccaatcacaggtcatttcattgagagagcgttcctattggctgtgctccggtcatgttaCCGGAACTTGGCGCGttcttcaccagatttcacaatggcagtggcgtcacaaactttctcatcttacagctaaactgtgcactacaagatgattctgaaaacatttgaggcgagaaataggcatcaacgtaacataatattgattcatatttgatcagcgcggcctagtttgaccgtttggtcagagttcgcgagtgattgacaactggctctcatagacagcagatggatagcagacctcagatcagctcttactgtttatgtttttataaaaataactttttttaatcatattttctccaatctcgcctacttcagctgtaagaaatcaatattttgacacaaaaatggtcctacAAGTCCGACATCCGAAtggcgtccatagcaacggtctgttatacatagcagcggtctgctataaagaaataacagaccgtagaatgcagtgattgaccaatcagaattgcgTATTCAACAAAACCatgtaataaagaaaatatgtatAACGTGAGTTTAGCACGACTTCTGGCTAGCTTTTTTGACAAGTGCACTGTTATACTTTATGTGACAAATTTAACCACAAAATGCATTAAATCCACTCGTTACAAACCTTGCCTTTTTAACATTATATTTGTGCACTGCttaaacaaacaatatataaTGCAGGCTAGGCTATTAAGGTTTTGAAGCAAATTTCCCTAGTGGCtaaacggtggaattacaacttccagGTCTTCAtgtcattgggcccaaaaataatTTATCACTTGGCAGTAAAGCCATcctggcttcatgcgccactgagcaactctcaacGGGAGCTCGCCTCCAGCGTCGTATCCACTTCTCTTTGTACATCCATGCGTAGAACACATTACATCCACTCATTACATGTTGTAGTAGCATTTCAATGGTGTTGTGTCATGTTCACACAGAGGACATATTAATATGAATTTGCTACACTTATGTGTTCATTTGTTTGTTCATCATGTTCACTCAGCCCCCCATAGAGCATCTGAAAACAGCACCGCTTCACATAAGAGACTCTTGTTCCACATCTAATCATACCACTTCACAGTCAAGATGTCCGCTTGATTATAATTAGATTAACTAGCAACACCTGGTGCCAAATCAGTGTCAGTCCTTGGTCACTGCAATTTAATCAGAGAGCACAAATGTTTCATTGCCAGCTAGAAGCTCGATGGCaacagatgtgtttacattgctgtGGTCACCAATGGGTGCTAACTACAGATGGTAACTACATATGCTGAGTGTAGTGTAAATGACTTTATCCTTTTAAAGGGCCTTGAGTCATCTTGCCAGAAGTTATGATGTGCTTGCTTTATCTTTAACAACTACCTGTATCTCAGAACACATTTTGAAGAACATTTTTATAAACTTAGTGGTTTTATAAATGTAAATGGTTGATTAATATTCAAGCGTATCTTTTCCAAGAGTTAGATTGTTTTGCACAAATAAACTGCATGGGTGTCATATATATAGGTTCTTGAAAGAGGATTTTCAGTAAGCAGCAAACAGCTTTGATGTATAATACTGACTCCCACGCCAAAAGAGACACAAGAcaatagaaatgtttttttggaacATTGTCATCAAAGGTACGCTTACTCATCTCTCCAGGTATCGTCCGCCTACGTTCCATGTGCAGGCCTGGTATGATGAAGTGAAAGACTACTCCTTCCCGTACCCTCAGGAGTGTAACCCCTATTGCCCCTTCAGATGCTCTGGCCCAGTTTGTACTCATTACACACAGGTAGCTAGGTCTGGATCTTTACACTTTATCCTCTTTAGACTTTATTCTTTAgtgatttaaaggggacctattatgctttttttcctttcctttagtgtgttatgtagttttttgtgcatgtaaaatgtctgcaaagttacaaagtccacaccaaagggagttactctcccccacagaaaactgctcctgaactgcctgaaacgccttgtttgaagtcccgccttttcttccgtaacatggtgatgtcaccaagtaacatatttgcataagctagtttggcatgccctcaaacaaaggtagttagagcagagctggagcagagtccgaagagtttgtttgattgaccaatcacaacagagtgggccagctggccaatcagagcagagctgggcagagctcaaacagagcgtttcagacagagggtgaaaagaggtgccgCAGCAAAGCcggtataagaaaaataaagcgttttttttttttatattaaagcatgtaaacatgttctaatagaagcccaaaatacaagtatgcacctgaaaataagcataataggtcctctttaagactcAATAATCAGTTTTTCATGGTCTGCTGTGTCATTCTTTTGCAGCTGGTATGGGCCACCAGCAGTCGGATTGGCTGTGCCGTCAACATGTGTTACAACATGAATGTGTGGGGACAGATTTGGGCTAAAGCCGTCTATCTTGTCTGCAACTATTCAccaaagtaagcatatttgttGTGATGTTCAAAATTGTCACACACGCAAAGGGTTTGGAAAGAAACATGGGTTATTCATTTTGCCTAAGTAGTATGTGTTCTGTTCAATAAGCCATGCTTGTTATATGATCTGAACAGGGGAAACTGGTGGGGCCATTCGCCTTATAAACATGGGACCCCATGCTCTGCCTGTCCTCCCAGCTATGGAGGAAGCTGCAAGGACAACCTCTGCTACAAAGGTATGTGTGTGAGAAATAGAGAAAGACAGAGTAAGAAAGCCTGAGGAAAAATATGCTTACTATTCCCTGTTTTTGTGACTTTACTTGAAGATGACAGCTCCTACCCTCCACAAGAGGAAAcggaagaaaacaacttcaTCGAGCCGGAGGCCCCCCGCACTCCACAGAAGCCCTGGTCTAGGGCCTCCAAGCCTGATCCTCCCAGTCTCCCCGCCCCGGCCCCAACCAAGCCCCCCACAGAGGACCTGCAGAAGAATGAAGTGGTCAACACACAGCAGATGTGTAAGCTGCCATTTAACTGTTTTTTCTGGATCTAGTTTCATCTCAAAATTGGGGGGTGTAGGATCTGGTTTAGGGTTTGGAGGTGCACAGAGTAGCAAGAAATATAGGATTATatataaaagagaaaagaaaattgGGTCAAAACCCAATATTTTAGTGTTGAAGAAGCAATAATGgataacaaacacaaaaaatataccTTGACTGGaaatatttttcaatttatCTTAAATTGTCTTGATGTTCTGCAGCCTTTATCTGTCATTTCCCTGATCGACCCTGACAGTTTCTGAAGTGTACTTAATATTGCAAGTCACTCTTTGGAGCAGGGAGGGGTGGTCTATTTTAGCATGATCCCCccgagtgtgtgtttgcttttggcTGGCTGAGAGGGGCTGAGGGGTGAGAGGGGCTCGTGCGGTTTTTAAATGGCTTCCTCTCTGCAGTGAAACGGGCCTGTACTTGTAAGCCGAGACGCTTCCTCCAGAACTGCTGACCACCCTGAACCTTGTTGCAGGAATTCTTCTCTTTGCTTCTCGAAGCATCACAACAACAGTCCTCGCTGGGTGTCACTCAACCCGGGCTTTTAAAAACTAGTCGTCTGCATCAGAGCTGCATTCATGCATGTTGGTTCCTGTACGAGCTCTGAAAggcctttatgttcatgtttttcAGCTCAGCTTGTGACCTGTGACACTAAGCTTCGAGATCAGTGTAAAGGAACACCATGTAATAGGTACAGTTcagataaaatataataaaaacaacaaaacaaaatggagTATACAGTTCATTTCACCTTATTTTTTCGCATATTTACAGATACGAGTGTCCAGCTGGGTGCCTAGACCGAACAGGAAAAGTAGTCGGGACTGTACACTATGAAATGGTGAGTACACAAGTTGAGATTATGTAGTCAATATTATGCTAATTAAAAGCTGTGTGTcctgtcaaagtgtccttgagaaAGCAGTGTCAGCAAAAGGCCTTTAATGAAAATTATgttgtaaataaaatattttatttgcaGCAATCAAGTGTGTGCAGAGCTGGTCTACATGCCGGTGTCATAGATAATgatggaggatggatggatgtaacAAGACAAGGCAGAAAGGACTTTTTCATCAAGTCCAACAAGAACGGAGTCCAGGCTCTTGGGTGAGACAATAATATTCATTTATACTGATGATATTTCATAGCAAGATTGACAAAATATACTCACAATAAGTGAAAATAATGCCGTCTCATGTCAATGTTGTGTGTTTCCTCTTGACAGAAAATATCTAAGTGCTAATTCCTTCACAGTTTCCAGAGTAGCAGGTTAGTCTGACAATAATGTGACACTAATTATAGACATGTAACATTTTGTATGAAATTACTCATTATAAGCTGGGTCGGTTGACACTCACTTTAATTCTTTCTTACAGTCAAAGCCATCACATGTGAAACCACAGTCGCACAGATGTGTTCGTACCAAAAGCCTACAAAGCATTGTCCAAGGTATGAACCtgaatttatttagtttttttttttatttagttctcCAGCCTCATGTAGGTTCAAGTCATTACCCATGTCCAACTGttctatttttaggttgtactgCCCGAGAAACTGCTTAGGAGAGAATCCTCACATATCCAGAGTAATCGGCACCAGAATATACTCTGATGTAAGTCCCTCTTTTTGAAGCTGAATTCACCACCAGGGTCATCAATATTTTTCATGAAGAGACCGAAATGAATCAGAATTTCTTACATTACTTTTCCTCTTGCACACCTTTTGCAGAAGTCCAGTATATGCCGAGCAGCGGTCCACTCTGGAGTAATCAGGAATGACGTGGGTGGTTACATCGATGTGATGCCAGTGGACAAGCGGAAACACTATATTGCCTCATTCCAAAATGGCATTTTCTCAGAGAGGTATGGGATGCTAAATCTAGCCAAGCTGACCTAAGTGGCTAGTATGTGTGTGCAAATTGCCATGTGTGATTTTTAGGGCAcatacaaacattttaaaatgtttaactttCAGGGATAATTGTGCAATAAAAACttcacatttacagtaaaacCTATCACCCCTATTTTAACAGCACTGAAGATAGTGGTACCTTAAATTGGTAGAAACAGCAGTTTTATGAACAGGacaacaaatatatttaatttcaaTAAAAGAGAATAAATAGAACATATAAATGAAGTGTAAAAAACTAAATCAGAGGGTGTTTAAACTTACTATCATAGAATCCATTATTTAGGGAGATTACTGGTCCTATGTAAGTATTCAGTCTTACAACTTGGTTGGAAAGTGAAGGGGTTAATTTGCTGGGGCTCAGAGAAGAGGAATGAGAAATCAATGGCTCTCAGGTAGAGAGAAATTCATCCACTCTGCCTTCCCTTGTGAACCTAATCTTTTCAAGATGCAGGCAGTTGGTTACATCTCTCATGCAGTGCGCATGGGAGGGTGATTACCATGCTCCCagtttaaaataatgaattgctTGGCAATTAGTGCCGAGAACATGAGTGCATCTTAATGTAGTTCTGGGAGGGGGTTTGTTTTTTGGTATTAAGTCAAAAAGGGCAATCAGCAGCAGACAAGGGGTCTAAAGCTTAATATAGTGGATCGgataaagagaaaaacaaacaaacaagaatgCAAAGCAGTGAAAAGCCAAAGCATTTGCATTGGGGAAGAGGGATCCTGCCAGCATCTACCAAAGGGGATACATATAAGTTCAAATTTTAGACAGTTTTAGCTTAGTCCAACCAATTTGGTGGATAGACTAATTGTCAGGGGAAACGGGGGGGGTGGGAGGGACGCAATTGCGGACCAGGGGAATCTTCAAGTTAATCCCGAAGGATAACCACAAAAATCGCAAGCGATTTAAAGGGAGGGGAAACAGcaaatgaaaacaggcctaAAAGGAAGGCTCCCTACACTCAATATATCTCGAAAAGTCGAAAAGTTATTCTCAAGTTATAGTAAGTTATTCTCATCATCAGACATTTCTGAAAAGatatcttttaatttatttcttaatttaGTTTCTAAGATTAGTCTTAGGCAGGTTACAATTAGTGATAATTGTTAAATTGTCTCTCGGTagtgtgtgattaattgttttaataCAGTAAGAGTTGGAAACTAAAGACTTTCTGCATATGAACCCACACAGGGACAAAATCACTGAGACTATAAAGCCTCACAATATTTGCAAGTAAAGGAGATAGCAGGTTTGCAAATAGAGCACTGCATCGTCGGCATAGAGGTGCACTTTTGCTTATATTGCCCCATAATTTTCCCATTTCTACTCAGAAAAGGAGGGGCGACAGTAGACCACACTGTTTGGTGTCACCTGCTAACTCAGAGCAGGAAACAAGAGATGTCATTGGTTTGTACGGTGGCTACTGGAATGTTAAGAAGCTTAGGAGGAAATAAAACACCTACCCAATACAAATGTATGCAGTGTACAATGCAGCTCTTCTGCATCAAGTAGACTGACTTTTTAAGACGTATTAATAATGTTCGATGCCTCACTGATACTGAACAACATACTGTTTTAATTAATCCTTTGGTCTGTGTGAATTGTTTCATGTTAATGATAATTCTCACTGTcataaaatgagaacgtttgtgacccgctCGCTATGTTggaaacagtcgagccaaaaccaagcactgcccactgGCTGAGCAGacttttacagctgaacagtgtattaaaatatgtttctgaaaacatttgaggagagaaatagtaacagacagtaacagaatcttgataaacatttgatcagcgctgcttagtttgacagtttgatcggagttcgagAGTTtcatgagcagtgattgacagctgctttagagatTCCTTTGCTTTTTTCatagattatctgtctcatgcagtactatcaggatatagtgacagttttataaaaataactttttatcatatttgctcaaaggtaccaactgcagctttatcAAAGGAGAGAGCTTGTGATTTCCTACAGAAGGAAAAGACTTTGCTGATGTTAATAAAGTAAGAGCATGTGAATCCATGCTGTACCACTCTAAAACAGCATTAAGGTTACAGGTCCGTACCAGCCTCGGTTTAAAGCTTAAGTGacccacatactgtatagtatgttctagttttttttacagatattaAATTGCACCACCTTTGGGTCGTTCTGTGGTCTGCAGAATGACTATAGTTAACATGACCTGCGTAGAGGACAAACACAGTCTCATTTATTCTGTggccttccctctctctctctgtcctcccccTGTCTTCCCTTGCCTCTCCACACCACATTTATCTTTGTCACTTTGCTGAGATGCCTGACGTCTGTTAGTATCTGCCCATCATTTATCTGTCTCCTTTAACTTCACAACATGTCTGTCTTTGTTGGATTAACACATGCAGGTCCCCTGTGTTTGTGTAAAAATGGCTGGTTTATCTGTTTTCTCAGGGAGCCTCAACCTCtatctgtttgtgtcccatctgTCATCAGAGTGTCAGACAACACACTGACGTGGACGTAAAAACCTGAAGtctatctgtttgtgtgtgtatgtcatcCACGTCTCTCTGCAAAAGGCTGGGACTTGTTCTGTATCTGACACATGCCGCACCCAGACTGACttgtctttctcttcttccCCGCAGCCTTCAAAACCCTCCTGGAGGGAAGGCGTTTCGGGTGTTTGCTGTGATTTGAGTGCCCCGGAGGACGGCTTCACCAAACAGAAAGCACACTCGGGCTGTTGAATAGGCGGTAATCAAGCCCCGTTGTCAAACTGAATGACTGAAATGTTTCTGGCTTTGCTACACTCCGGGGGTTAGAGGTCGTCTCCATGGCAGCGTAAACCCAGCAACAAAAACTTGACACATACACAATGAGAAACTGTCAGTACTCACTCGCATTGAGCTTTCAATTTATCATCCTTAGCAGGAAATTTCTGTAAATATCTGAATATTTTGCTGTACATATTTGTAAATAGCATTACACTTGTGTCTTTGTGCCATTACCTTGCCCTCTTAACAAATAGCTGTGTATGAATACTAATTATAGAAATCCTATGACATAACATTATAATGGCACttaagtttcatttttattgtaatAAGTCTGGCACATTTTTACTGGTGCT from Sebastes fasciatus isolate fSebFas1 chromosome 21, fSebFas1.pri, whole genome shotgun sequence encodes:
- the LOC141759744 gene encoding cysteine-rich secretory protein LCCL domain-containing 1-like isoform X1, which encodes MRHVSLRGVSLLLLLQTATSMVMLPNSTGWEQILDKYLDEEGDWWEAKQRGKRAITDGDAQLILDLHNKLRGQVYPPSSNMEHMVWDTELERTAEEWAETCLWEHGPAGLLPQIGQNLGAHWGRYRPPTFHVQAWYDEVKDYSFPYPQECNPYCPFRCSGPVCTHYTQLVWATSSRIGCAVNMCYNMNVWGQIWAKAVYLVCNYSPKGNWWGHSPYKHGTPCSACPPSYGGSCKDNLCYKDDSSYPPQEETEENNFIEPEAPRTPQKPWSRASKPDPPSLPAPAPTKPPTEDLQKNEVVNTQQMSQLVTCDTKLRDQCKGTPCNRYECPAGCLDRTGKVVGTVHYEMQSSVCRAGLHAGVIDNDGGWMDVTRQGRKDFFIKSNKNGVQALGKYLSANSFTVSRVAVKAITCETTVAQMCSYQKPTKHCPRLYCPRNCLGENPHISRVIGTRIYSDKSSICRAAVHSGVIRNDVGGYIDVMPVDKRKHYIASFQNGIFSESLQNPPGGKAFRVFAVI
- the LOC141759744 gene encoding cysteine-rich secretory protein LCCL domain-containing 1-like isoform X2, coding for MATDVFTLLWSPMGANYRWYRPPTFHVQAWYDEVKDYSFPYPQECNPYCPFRCSGPVCTHYTQLVWATSSRIGCAVNMCYNMNVWGQIWAKAVYLVCNYSPKGNWWGHSPYKHGTPCSACPPSYGGSCKDNLCYKDDSSYPPQEETEENNFIEPEAPRTPQKPWSRASKPDPPSLPAPAPTKPPTEDLQKNEVVNTQQMSQLVTCDTKLRDQCKGTPCNRYECPAGCLDRTGKVVGTVHYEMQSSVCRAGLHAGVIDNDGGWMDVTRQGRKDFFIKSNKNGVQALGKYLSANSFTVSRVAVKAITCETTVAQMCSYQKPTKHCPRLYCPRNCLGENPHISRVIGTRIYSDKSSICRAAVHSGVIRNDVGGYIDVMPVDKRKHYIASFQNGIFSESLQNPPGGKAFRVFAVI